In Pelagicoccus sp. SDUM812003, the genomic stretch TGGTGAGGGCGGTACGCGAAGTTTGTACCATAGAGATCGAGTTTCACGGACATAACGACCTAGGCATGGCGGTAGGCAACTCGGTTGCCGCGATGCTCTCCGGAGCTCAAGCCGCTAGTGTGACCGTGAACGGGCTGGGCGAGCGAGCGGGCAATGCCGCTCTGGAGGAACTGGTTATGGCCTTGCGTCACAGCGCGAAGATCGAGCTCGGACTCAATACCTTGGGCTTGACCGCCCTAAGCGAGTGCGTGGCCCAAGCGTCAGGACAGCCGATCTTTGACCGCAAGCCGGTGGTCGGAGCGGCCGCTTTTCGTCACGAATCCGGAATTCATTGCAAAGGACTGCTCAGCGATCGAAGCAGCTACGAGGTCTTCGCTCCTGAATCCGTTGGCCAGCAAGCGCAGGCTTTCGTTGTCGGGCGCCATTCTGGCACTGCGGCGATTCGTTCCGTGGCTGCTGCAATGGGCGTGGTCTTGGATTTATCGGAGGCGAAAGGCGTTCTGAGGAGCGTGCGCCGTTTAGCCAGCTCGCTCGGGCGGGCGCTGTCGCAGGAAGAATTTATTGGGATCCTATCGACGAGAACTTCAACGGAGAATACGTAGTGAGCTTTTGGATATACAAACGGGAGGATAGAGAAGGATTGAGCTGCTTCAGCAAGGATGTTGAACTAAAGCTGAGCGGAACGGGCGGAATTATCGCAAGAATGCTTTCCGAGTGTCAGCAGGTAGACGCGCCGCTAGCTTGGAAGCTAGAGATGGCGGAACTAGTGAACATGGTCTATCCGAATGCTCGCGCATGCGACTATGCGGTGGTTTCGGATAGATCCGATCCGAAGGCGAATCTCGTGTCGCTATGTTTTGTGACCACTATTCGCGGGCAGTCCCTCGATGAGCATAGCGATGTCGTGCTGATGTGTCGTCCCTTGTTCCAGGAGTCAGTTCAAGGCAATGCCGAAGCCTACAAGGAGGCGGTCGAGGTCGCCTGGCCCTTCGACAAACGAGAGGACTTCGAAACCCTGGGCCTCAAGGGAGGCGTTCGGGGAGGGAGCTTTTTCTGGACGCAACCGAAGATGAACATCGGAGGAGCGATCTTCTCAAGCCAGGACGCCTTGATGGAAGCAAGCGCCTGACAATCGAAACTTAACCCAAACCCGAAATTAAGATGAGCGAATTGAAACTTACAGTACTTTACGGAACGGAAACTGGAAACTGCCGAGGCGTGGCTGAAAAAGTCGCGAAAAAGGGAGAGAAAAACGGAGTGGATGTCAGTTTGTATGATCTGGCTGAATACACAGTGGATCAGTTGAAGGAAATTGATAATCCTGTTCTCGTGGTTATCTCGACCTGGGACGACGGAGCTCCACCTCCCAAGGCCGCTCCTTTCTGCAACGCTTTGGCGGAAGTGGACATCGATCTGTCGGGTCTGAAATTCACCGTACTCGCTCTCGGCGATACGGAGTATCCGCTGTACTGCCAGTGCGGCAAGGAAGTCGATGCGAAGCTGAGCGAACTGGGAGCCGAGCGTGTTCTCGAGCGCACTGATCTCGGCTCGGATTTCATGGTTTCCTACATCGGCTGGTCCAAGAAGTTCTGGAAGACCATGGCAGGCGTCTATGGCGTCACTGCATAATCGATTTTATCAAATAGGACTGCGCGTGGTAGGTCTCTAACCGCGCCCATAGCTCAACAGTCAACCAATTGACGAATGATCTCCACACCGAAAGAAATAGCTCGCAGACGACTGGTCGTCGACGGGAACGAAGCCGCGGCCCGCGTCGCGTACCAGTTTAGCGAAATTGTATCCATATTTCCGATCACTCCTTCGTCTCCCATGGCGGAGCTATGCGACGAATGGGCGGCTGCCGGGCAGCCGAACCTGTGGGGTGACGTTCCTCGCGTAGAGCAGCTGCAAAGCGAAGGGGGCGTCGCTGGAGCGTTTCACGGGTCTTCGATGGCGGGCTCGTTGAGCACCACCTTCACCGCGTCCCAGGGCTTGTTGTTGATGATCCCGAACATGTACAAGATGGCGGGCGAGTTGACTCCTGCCGTGATGCACGTCACGGCCCGCGCCATCGCGACAAACGGGCTTTCCATCTTTGGCGATCAGAGCGACGTGATGGCCTGTCGTCAGACCGGCTGGGCGATGTTGGCGTCGAATAGCGTGCAAGAGGCTCACGACATGGCAGCCATCGCTCATGCCGCTACCATCCGCTCGCGCATTCCGTTCATGCACTACTTTGACGGATTTCGCACCTCGCACGAGATCAACGGGGTCGAGCCTTTGGATACGGAAACCTTGCTAGCGTTGGTCGATGATCAGGCTCTTGAGGCTTTCTACGAAGGCGCTCTGACGCCTGATCATCCTTCGACCCGCGGCACGGCTCACAATCCGGACACCTATTTCCAGAGTCGCGAAGCGGTTAACAGCTACTACAAGAAAGTTCCAGGCATCGTCCAGGATTGCATGGATGAAATGGCGAAGCTGACCGGACGCGAGTATCGGATTTTCGACTACTATGGAGCGCCCGATGCTACCTCCGTGATTGTCGCCATGGGGTCAGGCGTGGAAACCGCGGTCGAGACGGTCGAATACCTCAACGCCAATTTCGGAACCAAGTATGGGGTGGTCGCGGTGCACTTGTACCGTCCCTTCTTCACTAAGGCCTTCTTGGAATGCTTGCCTAAATCGGTAGAGCGTGTGGCGGTTCTGGATCGCACCAAAGAGCCCGGTTCCATAGGCGAGCCCCTGTATCTCGATGTGGTGATGGCTTTGAGCAAGAGCGCTAGCTGTTTCCCAGGCGAATTCGCCACGCCTTCGGTTACTATCGGCGGGCGTTACGGATTGGGATCGAAGGAGTTCACGCCCGCCATGGTGAAAGCCGTTTTCGATCAGTTGAATTCGGAGAAGCCCAAGGATCATTTCACCATTGGTATCCAAGATGATGTGACAGAGACTTCGCTGGAGTACGATTCCAGTTTCGATATCGAACCCGCTGACAACTCAGCTGCTGTATTCTATGGGCTTGGCTCTGACGGAACGGTTGGCGCGAACAAGAATACCATCAAGATTATCGGTGAGGCGACTGATCTCTACGCCCAGGCGTATTTCGTCTACGATTCGAAGAAATCCGGTGGGTTGACCACTTCCCACCTGCGATTTGGCCCACAAGCCATCAAGGCCCCTTATTTGATCAACGAAGCTAATTTCGTCGGCTGCCACCAGTTCCAGTTTCTCGGTCGTGTCAAGATGTTGGAGCACGCGAGCAAAGGCGCGGTGTTCCTGCTGAACAGTCCTTATTCCGCGGATACAGTTTGGGATCATCTTCCTCGTGACGTGCAGGAACTGATTCTGGAGAAGGAGCTCAAGTTTTATGTGATCGACGCCTTCAAGCTCGCTGGCGAGCTCGGTCTAGGGCGACGCATCAATACCATCATGCAGGTCGGATTTTTCGCCTTGAGCGGATTGCTTCCGGTAGGGGAGGCGATCGATCGGGTGAAGACCGCCATCAAGAAGACTTACGGCAAGAAGGGCCAGAAGATCGTCGACTTGAACTGCAGCGCAGTGGATGCCGCAGCGGCGAAGCTCGAGAAAGTGACCTTGCCAAGCGAAGCGACGGCGGAGTTTGCTCCGGTACGTTGGGTGCCAGAGGATGCTCCCGATTTCGCTCATCGAGTTACGGCCTCTCTCTTGGCGGGGGATGGTGACTTGCTGCCAGTAAGCGCGTTTCCAGCTGATGGCGTGTGGCCCACCGGAACCTCGCGCTTCGAAAAACGTCGCATCGCGACGGCGATTCCGGTTTGGGATGCGGAAACCTGCACTCAGTGCAACAAGTGCAGCCTCTTCTGTCCCCATGCGGCCATTCGTCCCAAGGTCTACGAAGAAGGGTCTTTGGAAGGAGCTCCGGAAGGGTTCAAGTCAGTCGATTACAAGGGACCAGGCGGCACGGGCAAGAAACTGACACTGCAGGTGTATCCAGAAGATTGTACCGGCTGCTCCGCTTGCGTGGAGCTCTGTCCAGCCAAGAACGCTGAGGGACGCCGAGCCATCGAGATGACTCCGATCGAAGCGGTGATCGAGGAGGAGAAGCTTAGCTTGGCCTTCTTCGAAAGTATCGAGCACCAGGAATTCGATCCTTCGAAGGTCTCCGCCAAGAACCTCAGCTACGTGGAGCCGTTGTTCGAGTTTTCCGGAGCTTGCTCCGGCTGTACGCAAACTCCTTATGTGCGCATGCTGACCCAGCTTTTTGGAGACAGAATGCAAATCGCCAATGCCACTGGTTGCTCGTCGATTTACGGAGGCAATCTGCCGACCACGCCGTACTGCACCAACAAGCAAGGCAAAGGGCCGGCTTGGGCGAATTCGCTCTTCGAAGACAACGCGGAGTTTGGACTCGGCTTGCATCTCGCGGCGGAGCAGAAACGCAGTTCCGCGCTTCGCCTGTTGACTGAGCTTTCCGACGAAGTCGGGCACGCCTTGACCAGCGATATCCTTTCTGCGGATACAAGGTCCCTCGCTGAGCGAAGCGCTCAGGGACGGCGTATCGAAGCCCTGAAGGAGATCCTCTCAAGCCTGGACTCGCCGAAGGCGAAACGACTGCTGAAGCTCTCCGATTCCTTGATGAAGAAGGCCACGTGGATCGTGGGTGGTGATGGCTGGGCCTATGATATCGGCTTTGGCGGACTGGACCACGTTCTGGCCAGCGGGCATAACATCAACGTTCTCGTTCTTGATACGGAGGTGTATTCAAATACTGGAGGCCAGGCTTCCAAGGCGACCCCGATAGGGGCCATCGCGAAGTTCGCCGCAGCGGGCAAGGACGCTCCTAAGAAGGATCTCGGACGATTGGCTATCAGCTATGGCCAGGTCTATGTGGCGCAGATCGCTTTGGGCGCTAACGAGCAGCAAGCCCTCGACGCTCTGCGCGAAGCGGAAGCCTATGACGGACCGTCGCTGGTCATTTGCTACAGCCCCTGCGCCGCTCATGGCATCGATCTGGTCAATGGCCCGAAGCGCCAGAAGGATGCGGTGTCCAGCGGGTATTGGCCGCTGTACCGCTACGATCCGCGAAACGTCGCGGGCGATGCTCCGGCCTTCCGCCTGGATTCCTTCGAGCCGAGTCTGCCCGTATCGGACTTCATGTCGCAGGAGAATCGATTCCGTTCCTTGCAGCGCAGCGATCCGGAACGCGCGGCTGCCTTGGCAGTATCGGCCCAGAAGCATGTCGACACCCGCTGGTCGGAGCTAGAGGCCCTAGCCTCCGCCGGTCTGGAAGATGACGACGATGACGATGGCTGGGGTTGATTTATAAAGCGTTAGCGGACGCTGAAAACGTTTTCTCGCTCCATACAAACTGGCCGATCTTTGGTTCTCTCCCGTTCCGAAGGTCGGCTTTTGTGTGGTGGAGCTAGTGGGGGAGTCGCCTCGGCGCGGCGACCTACATGCGGGGATGGGATCGTCGCCTCGGCGCGGCGACCTACCGATGAAATGCGCTGTGGGTCTGGGCGGTGAGCTGCGCTAATACAAGTGTTCCTTGACCCAGTATTCTCCGCCGATGACGAGGTATTCATCTTCCCCGCACAGGAGATCGTTTGGTAGAAGGCCGCTGAAAAAGAGGATTTTTACGAGGGGTACTTTGGCTCCCCACACGGTCGACCCGAACTCCCAGGCCCGCTCCCGATCGGAGGTGAAGGAACAGAGGTTGTTGAGGCGAATGCAGGACTGGCGTTTGTCGCCGACGCTGATCACCGGATGCTCTTCCGGGTCGTAGGTGCCGCGAAAGAGCTGCAGGTGCTGCTTGTCCGGATGAGCTCGCTTCAACTCGTATTGGCAATACTCATACACCAGATCGAGCTGGGCTTCGATGGCGTTGGTGAACGCCGCCCCCTTCACTCGGTCGCGGGCGAAGGCGTAGTCCTCGTCCTCGCGGTCGATGCGTAGCTTTTTGCGGTGGAAGGTCGGGTAGAGCCCGAAACGACTCTGGACCCAGTACTTGAGCACGGCCCCCTCGACCGAGCTGCTATCTACGCCCCACTTGGTCAAGTAGCGCAGGTAGCTATTACGGATGCACTGGCCGCTGCGGCCCGAATATTGTTTCCAGTTGTGCAGGCCGAATTTTACCGAGACGTAATCGTGGAAGAACGTTCCCCGCTCCGATCGGGTGCTCAGTTTGTCGAGCTCGCGAAAGAGCCTCTGATTGGTAGCCCGTACGCCAATCAGGGAAAGCGGCCTCGGGTCCTCGTTGAACTCGAAGGAGGCGATCTTCCAGGGCGGGATCTCGCAATGGCCGAACCAGATGCTCTCCGGGGGGAGGCTAGGGGGCGTGGTGATATCGGTCTTCATCGGAGGAGTTTGCCGGCGATTCTCGCTTCAGCGCCGTAAGAAGATGCGTCGGCGGAGCCAGACTGGCAAGTGGAGGGGGCGCTTGCCCGCCATTATAAGGAGAGCTTGGTTCGAGGGTAACGATTTCGAATGCTGCTATGCCGGGCCGGAGCCGTTTTGTCTGTTGACAAAGCCCCCGCGATGGATTGCTGCTTTTCCGTGTCCGCTGCGGGAACGCGACGGACGTTTCAGACGCTCGTTTGTCGAGCTTCATCGGCGCCGCATCGACCAGGGCGCGAACGAAAACTAGGCAGCTGCTCCGGCATCGGAAAACGTCAGCTCAACTAGGCTGGCTTTCGCTATTCGCAAAAAAAGACGCGAATGGCTCATGTTTTGATTGATTTCCGGCAGCGCGCACTTACGGTTCTCCGCCTTTTCCCGGGAGATCCCCTCTAGAGAAAACGAATTTCTAACCATGAAAACGCTCACAATCAACGCTTCCAATCGCAACCAGGCGGGTTCTGCCGCTTCTGGCCGTCTTCGCGCTGAAGGCCGCGTGCCAGCCGTCGTTTACGGCAAGAGCAAGGAGCCGGAAAACCTTTCCGTCGACGCTCGCGAGCTGCGCAGTCTCCTCCGTACCATCGGAAACAACACACCTGTTGTGCAGCTCAAGTCCGGCGAAAGCGCGGCGCGCACCTCGATCATCAAGGAAGTGCAGCGTCACCCGATCAAGGACAGCTACACGCACATCGATTTTCAGGAAGTCGCTGACGACGAGCTGGTCGAAATCGAAGTGCCTGTGCACCCGGTCGGCGAGGCATGGGGCGTGAAGAACGAGAACGCCACTATCGAAACCGTTTCCCAGACCGTGCTGGTGCGTTGCTTGCCCAAGGACATTCCCGAGTCCATCAACGCCGACGTCACCGCTCTCAAGGTGGGCGACAGTTTGCACGTCAGCGAGCTCCCGGCCATCGACGGCGTCAAGTACCTCGACGCTCCCGCCCAGCCGGTGTTCGCGGTCGTAAAGTAGGGCTGACCTTTTTCCCGGCGGACCGACGCCTCGCAGCGGTTCGCCTTTTTTGTTCTTTCCACAACTTTTAGAACGGCAGATGAGCTTCCGGTTGGTAGTCGGTCTAGGCAATCCCGGTAGCGAGTATGTCAGCACACGCCACAACATTGGCTTTCGCGTGCTCGACGCTTTCGCGGACAATCGCGGGGCCGAGCCCTGGAAGAAGGAGCGATCCTTCAAAGGCGAGCTGACCTCGATGGTGGACGACGCCTTCGGCAAAGTGATTCTTCTCAAGCCCCAGACCTACATGAACGATAGCGGACGCTGCGTGCAAAAGGTCTGCAGCTACTACAAGATTCCGCCCGAGGAGATGGCGGTGGTCTACGACGAGCTCAACCTGGAGCTCGGCGAGGTGAAGATCAGCCTTGCTGGCAGCGCCGGAGGGCACAATGGCGTAGCTGACATTCTAAGCCGCATCGCCCCGCGTTTCGCCCGGGTGAGGGTGGGCATCGGCCAAAAGCCGCTCAAGGAAATGGCCTTGGCGGACTACGTTCTAAGCAAATTTTCCAGCGACGAGGAAACCATCGTCGCAGCCTCGATGGAGCGTTACGTGGACAGTCTGGTACGACTGCTGCGGGATGGACCGGAGATGGCCATGAATCATATCAATCGAAAAAAGAAAAACGATGACAGCAACAGCATCTAACTACAGAGCAACCTTCATCCTCGACACCCGTGGTCGTGAGGAGAGCGTCGAAGACCTGATCGAAGGCCTGAAGGCCGAGCTTTCGGAAGCCGGCGCGGAAGTGACCAAGGTGGAAGACCTCGGCCGCAAGGACTTCGCTCGGATTCCCGACGTCAAGTACGAGAGTGGCGTTTACGTGCAGTACGAGTTCTCGGGATCCGCAGAGACCCCGGCAGCCGTTCTGGAAAAACTTCGCTTGAACAAACTGGTGTCGCACAAGATGATTCAGAAGGCGTAACGCCTCAACTGAACCCTTATCCCCACCGTTTGATCCATGGCTAACTTCAATAGAGTAATCCTCCTAGGCAACCTGACCCGCGACCCCGAGTTGCGCACCACTCCGAGAGGCACCGCGGTGTGCCAGTTCGGCATGGCGGTCAATCGCACCTACCGCACCAGCGATAGTGGCGAGACCCAGGAGGAAACCACCTTTGTCGATCTGGAAGCATGGGGCAAGCAGGCGGAAATCATTTCCAAGTACGTTACCAAGGGCAACCCGCTCTTTGTGGAAGGTCGCTTGAAGTTCGATTCCTGGGAGTCGAAGGAAGGCGAGAAGCGCAGCAAGCTGAAGGTCATCGTTGAAAACATGCAGCTCATGGGCGGCCGCAGCGGCGGCGAGGGCGGTCAGTCCTCCGGCAGTTACGCTCCGGCTCAGCGCTCCAACGCTCCTTCCTCATCAAACAAACCCGCTCCAAGCGACGACATCGAAGAAGACGTGCCATTCTGAAACGGCCGGCGATTCGCAACAACAATTTAGCATACACTTAACCACTCGCATATCATGGCAACCAGCGAAGTACTACTCATCGAGCCCGTTGAAGGTCTCGGCGGCGAAGGCGATCAAGTAAAAGTAAAAGCGGGCTTCGCTCGCAACTTCCTCCTTCCTACCAAGAAGGCGATCCCCGTCAACCGTTCCAATCGCAAGCAGATCGAAGCCCTCAAGGCCCGTCGGGCCGAGCGCGAAGCCAAGAACCTCGAAGACGCGAAGGCTCAGGCGGCCAAGCTCGCCGAGACTCAGATCGGCATCGCGGTCAAGACTGGCGAAGCGGGCCGCATGTTCGGCGCCGTCACCTCCATCCACATCCACGAGAAGCTTTCCGAAGCGGGCTACGAGATCGACCGCAAGAAGATCCACCTCGACCAGCCCATCAAGGAGCTCGGTCAGCACGTCTTCATCGTGAAGATCCATCCTGAAGTGGAGGTCGAGATGAAGATCGACGTGGTTTCGGAAAATCCGATCGTCGAAGCGGACGCTGAAGAAGCCGAAGCCAAGGAAGAAGAAGCTTCCGCAGAGTAATCCTTATCAGGCTTGACGATCCCGCATGTCGAACAAGCCGTTTTCGGGGCGCGACGCCCCTGCAATGAATTCTAGCCCGGCGCTCTCCACGATCGCCGGGCGAACCTTGCCGCATAGTCCAAATGCGGAGAAAGGCCTCCTCGCCGCATGTTTGCTGGACCCGGCCGAGATCATCTCGCGCTGCATGGCCCAGAAGCTGCCGCCGGAGGCTTTCTACAATCCGGCCAACCAGGTCATCTTCCAGGTTTGCTGCGAGCTCTTCGAAGGGAAGAGCATGCTCGACGCCCAGATCCTGGCGGAGGAACTGCGCAGCCGAGGAAAGCTGGACGAAGTCGGCGGACCGCTGTACGTGGCGGAGCTCACCTCCCACATCGAGACCACTGCCCACGCCAACTACTTTCTCGACAAGGTCCGCGAGCACTTCACGCGTCGCCGTTTGATCTCCACCGCGACCAAGAGCTTGGAGAAATGCTTCGAAAACGGGGACGGCTCCATCGAGATGCTCATCGACGAAGTGGAAAAGGAGATTTACGCCATCTCCGACGAGCAGGTTGCCGACACCTCGCGCTCCATTCGCGAATCCGTCGACGAGGCGGTGAACTTGGTGAAGCGCATGCTGGAGGGAAAGGGCCAGCTCACCGGGCTCTCCACCGGCTATCGCGACTTGGACAAGATGACCAACGGCATCAAGTCCACCGAAATGATCGTGCTGGCGGCTCGTCCCTCCATGGGCAAGACCAGTTTGGCTCTCAATATCGCCGAAGCGATCGCCATGCCCCGCGACCCGAAGGCGAAAAAGGCCGGCGTGCTGGTCTTCAGCCTGGAAATGGGCGCCGAGCAGCTCGCCATGCGAATGCTTACCGGCCGGGCTCGCGTCAGTTCGCAGCGCTTGCGCGAAGGTTTCGTCAACAAGGAGGAGCAGCAGCGCCTGGCCGCCGCGGCCATCGAGCTCAAGCAGGCTCCGCTCTGGATCGACGACGCTTCGCAGGTCACCATCAACCAGCTGCGAGCCAAGTCGCGCCGCGTTTTCGCCCGCAATCCAGGCATGGGACTGATCGTGGTCGACTACCTGCAGCTGCTCGCCGGCACCGATCCGCGCGTGCCTCGAGAACAGCAGATCGCGGAAATCTCGCGAGGAATTAAGGGGCTTGCGAAGGAACTCAAGGTGCCGGTGATTGTTCTAAGTCAGCTCAACCGCGACTCCGAGAAGGAGAAGCGTCAGCCCAAGCTTTCCGACCTGCGCGAATCAGGCTCGATCGAGCAAGACGCTGACGTGGTCCTTCTTTTAGCTCGACCTAAGGACGCAGGTGACGATTTTTCCGTTGCAGCTGACGAGGCCGACCTAATCATCGCCAAGCAACGTGCCGGACCCGTAGGCGAAGTTAAGCTCAAATTCATCAAAGACATCACTCGTTTTGAAGACTACACGGAATAGCCTCTCCCATATGGCGCGCTTATCCTTCGCGCTGTTCCTCCTCCCACTCAGCATCCTGACGCTTTCCGCTCAAACCGAAGAGCCAGAGCCTCCCACGATACGAAAGCTGATCATCAACTTCACCGGCTTGTCCAACGTGAACGCTGAGGTCGCTCGAGCCAACATGTCGTTGCGCGAAGGCGAGCCCTACGACCCGGTGATGGTCGATCGCGACATCCGCTCCCTCTACCGGTCCAACCTTTTCGAATACATCGAAGCTCGCGTCGCTCCGGTGGACGAGGACGAGATCGATGTCATCTTCGACATTCGCCCAAAGTTTCGCATCTCCGCCATCATCTTCGAAGGCAACGAGAAGCTCAAGGACGGCAAGCTCAAGCGGGAGATCGAGCTGGTGGAAAACCAGACCCTCAACGAGCCGCGCGTGAAGGCCGCTTCCGAAACGCTGCAGGAGCTATATCTGAAAAAAGGGTTCTCCCAGGCTCGCGTGGACTACCAGATCGATCGCAGCGCCGTCACGGGTTTCGCCACCGTGACCTTCCAGATCAAGGAAGGGCGCAAGTTCAAGATCGGCAAAGTCGCTTTCGAGGGCAACGAGAACATCAAGGACCGCAAGCTCAAGAAGTCCATGGAGACCCGCAAGTGGGGCCTTCTCTCGATCTTTACCGGCAGCGGCCGCTTCGACCGCGACCAGTTCGAGGATGACCTGGAGTCGCTCAAGGACGCCTACCGCAAGGAGGGCTACCTCGATGTGGAAATCGATCCGACCGACGTGCAGTTCTCCTATCCGAGCGACAACCGCATGCGCATCGATATCCAAGTGGACGAGGGCAAGCAGTACCGCATCGGGAATATCGAGTTCGTGGGCAACGACATTTACGAGGATTCCGTGCTGCGTCTGATGCTGCGTTCAGTGCCCGGATCGGTCTACAAACCCGAAAAGCTGGACGAGGACGTGAACCGACTGGAGGATTTCTACGGCCAGTTCGGATACATGGAAACGCGAGTTCGTCTGGTTCGCGTGCCCAACGTGCAGACCGGCGACATCGATATCCAGTACGTGGTGCGCGAGAGCGAGAAATTCCTCGTCGAATCCATCGACATCGAAGGGAACACTAAGACCAAGAGCGTGGTGGTGCTTCGCGAGCTGGCTCTCAGCCCAGGCAGCACCTTCGACAGCGTGCGCATGGAGTCCAGCCGTATGCGTTTGGACAATACGCGATACTTCGAAGACACAAACGTCACCTCCCAGTCCACAAACATCCCCGGCCGCAAGGATTTGCGCATCACGTTCCGCGAAGGCCGTACCGGAAACTTCTCCTTCGGCGCTGGCTTCAGCTCCCTGGAAAAGGGCGTCTTCTTTATCGAGCTCACGCAGTCGAACTTCGATATTCTCAACTGGCGCGGCGCCTTCCAGGGCGATGGTCAGAAGTTCCGCCTCAAGGCTCAGCTCGGCGGCCGCTCCACCTCCACCATTCTAGCGTTCGAGGAGCCTTGGCTGTTTGAAAAGCGCTTGGCGCTTGGTATCCAACTTTTCAACACCACGACCGACTACGAGTCTGACTACTATGACTCCGAACGCCGCGGTTTTGAAATCTCCCTTCGCAAGCGATTGATCGAACTGATCGAAGGTCGCGTATCCTACGGACTTTCCAAACAGGACTACGGTTCCGCGGTCGATTCGAACACTGGCACTCCGGAACAGATTCGCCGCCAGCTGCTGAACAGCATCGGCACCACATCTCGCCTCAATCTCCTGCTTATTCGCGATACCCGCGACCGCATCATTAACTCCCACCGCGGCATGCGTCTGGAACTCGACATGCATTACGCCGGCGACTTCCTCGGGGGGGATTTCGAGTTCTACAAGCTCGAGTCGCGCAACGCCCTCTACCTGCCGCTTTCCGAGCGACTTACTCAGACGCTCGAGTTTCTCGTTCGCTTCGGCATCGTTGACGAACTTGACGAAGACGATCCGACGTCCGTAGT encodes the following:
- the dnaB gene encoding replicative DNA helicase, with the protein product MNSSPALSTIAGRTLPHSPNAEKGLLAACLLDPAEIISRCMAQKLPPEAFYNPANQVIFQVCCELFEGKSMLDAQILAEELRSRGKLDEVGGPLYVAELTSHIETTAHANYFLDKVREHFTRRRLISTATKSLEKCFENGDGSIEMLIDEVEKEIYAISDEQVADTSRSIRESVDEAVNLVKRMLEGKGQLTGLSTGYRDLDKMTNGIKSTEMIVLAARPSMGKTSLALNIAEAIAMPRDPKAKKAGVLVFSLEMGAEQLAMRMLTGRARVSSQRLREGFVNKEEQQRLAAAAIELKQAPLWIDDASQVTINQLRAKSRRVFARNPGMGLIVVDYLQLLAGTDPRVPREQQIAEISRGIKGLAKELKVPVIVLSQLNRDSEKEKRQPKLSDLRESGSIEQDADVVLLLARPKDAGDDFSVAADEADLIIAKQRAGPVGEVKLKFIKDITRFEDYTE
- the bamA gene encoding outer membrane protein assembly factor BamA, whose protein sequence is MARLSFALFLLPLSILTLSAQTEEPEPPTIRKLIINFTGLSNVNAEVARANMSLREGEPYDPVMVDRDIRSLYRSNLFEYIEARVAPVDEDEIDVIFDIRPKFRISAIIFEGNEKLKDGKLKREIELVENQTLNEPRVKAASETLQELYLKKGFSQARVDYQIDRSAVTGFATVTFQIKEGRKFKIGKVAFEGNENIKDRKLKKSMETRKWGLLSIFTGSGRFDRDQFEDDLESLKDAYRKEGYLDVEIDPTDVQFSYPSDNRMRIDIQVDEGKQYRIGNIEFVGNDIYEDSVLRLMLRSVPGSVYKPEKLDEDVNRLEDFYGQFGYMETRVRLVRVPNVQTGDIDIQYVVRESEKFLVESIDIEGNTKTKSVVVLRELALSPGSTFDSVRMESSRMRLDNTRYFEDTNVTSQSTNIPGRKDLRITFREGRTGNFSFGAGFSSLEKGVFFIELTQSNFDILNWRGAFQGDGQKFRLKAQLGGRSTSTILAFEEPWLFEKRLALGIQLFNTTTDYESDYYDSERRGFEISLRKRLIELIEGRVSYGLSKQDYGSAVDSNTGTPEQIRRQLLNSIGTTSRLNLLLIRDTRDRIINSHRGMRLELDMHYAGDFLGGDFEFYKLESRNALYLPLSERLTQTLEFLVRFGIVDELDEDDPTSVVPWNERFFLGGPNTLRGFEYRDVSPREYGGQIRTNPFTGAKSLLKTPPVYIGGKTYGMFGAEYSFGLTEDFRIAAFYDGGFVNKEAGDFGIDRENIYYEYGGETYLAGNNRSGWNDNYGFGIRMSMMGTPLRLDYAIPLTTDGPSEQGGNDNGGQFNFTFGSRF